In Streptomyces sp. NBC_00704, a genomic segment contains:
- a CDS encoding cupin domain-containing protein translates to MPVVRSAEAVTHEIHGARFVSYATPLTGSKELCAWRGEIPAGTRAPAHTVSREEIFHLLVGELILTLDGRAERIRAGDTVIVNPGATLAVENPTDHTALSWVTTSIGLEAELADGTRIAPPWAN, encoded by the coding sequence GTGCCCGTCGTCCGCTCCGCCGAAGCCGTCACCCACGAGATCCACGGCGCCCGCTTCGTCTCGTACGCCACCCCCCTCACCGGCAGCAAGGAGCTGTGCGCCTGGCGGGGCGAGATCCCCGCCGGGACCAGGGCGCCCGCGCACACCGTCAGCCGGGAGGAGATCTTCCATCTGCTCGTCGGCGAGCTGATCCTCACCCTCGACGGCCGCGCCGAGCGGATCAGGGCCGGCGACACGGTGATCGTCAACCCGGGGGCGACCCTGGCCGTCGAGAACCCGACCGACCACACCGCGCTGTCCTGGGTCACCACGTCCATCGGACTGGAGGCGGAACTCGCCGACGGCACCCGGATCGCTCCCCCGTGGGCCAACTGA
- a CDS encoding GNAT family N-acetyltransferase, producing the protein MTNEEIRPGTAADVPAVKAVTDAAYTPYIERIGLVPRPMEADHAADVAVGKVFVTGAPAADGAPGRAVAGLVVVEACADHLFLDSIAVHPEVRGTGVGGRLLRFVDAHARALGLPEVRLYTHVMMWENQKIYPRHGYELVERRADGAYERFHYRKRLD; encoded by the coding sequence ATGACGAACGAGGAGATCAGGCCCGGCACGGCGGCCGACGTCCCGGCCGTGAAGGCCGTCACGGACGCGGCGTACACGCCCTACATCGAGCGCATCGGGCTGGTGCCCCGGCCCATGGAGGCGGACCACGCGGCGGACGTCGCCGTGGGGAAGGTGTTCGTCACCGGCGCCCCGGCCGCGGACGGTGCGCCCGGCCGCGCGGTGGCCGGTCTCGTGGTCGTCGAGGCGTGCGCGGACCATCTGTTCCTCGACAGCATCGCCGTCCACCCCGAGGTCCGCGGCACAGGTGTCGGGGGGCGGCTGCTGCGCTTCGTCGACGCACACGCGCGTGCCCTGGGCCTGCCCGAGGTCAGGCTGTACACGCACGTGATGATGTGGGAGAACCAGAAGATCTATCCGCGCCACGGCTACGAACTCGTGGAGCGGCGGGCGGACGGGGCGTACGAACGCTTCCACTACCGCAAGCGGCTGGACTGA
- a CDS encoding esterase/lipase family protein, whose product MLPWKRVFRPFAALLLAAAALTVPAVSAAHADPVGAGAEAAAVNAAASGWNDYRCKPSAAHPRPVVLVHGTLGNSVDNWLALAPYLTVRGYCVFSVDYGQLPGVPLFHGLGPIDASAGQLSAFVDKVLAATGAAEVDLVGHSQGGMMPRYYLKFLGGAAKVGALVGIAPDNHGATLSGLTKLLPYFPGAEDLITAATPGLADQLPGSEFLTRLNAGGDTVPGVRYTVIATRYDEVATPWRSQYLSGSGVRNVLLQDLCPVDLSEHVAIGLLDRIAFHEVANALDPAHATATTCASVLS is encoded by the coding sequence ATGCTGCCCTGGAAGCGTGTGTTCCGACCGTTCGCCGCCCTGCTGCTGGCCGCCGCGGCCCTCACCGTCCCCGCCGTCTCCGCCGCCCACGCCGACCCCGTCGGCGCCGGCGCCGAGGCCGCCGCCGTCAACGCCGCGGCGAGCGGCTGGAACGACTACCGCTGCAAGCCCTCCGCCGCCCACCCCCGCCCCGTCGTCCTCGTGCACGGCACGCTCGGGAACTCGGTCGACAACTGGCTGGCCCTCGCCCCCTATCTCACGGTCCGCGGCTACTGCGTCTTCTCCGTCGACTACGGCCAACTGCCCGGCGTCCCGCTCTTCCACGGCCTCGGCCCCATCGACGCGTCGGCCGGACAGCTCTCCGCCTTCGTCGACAAGGTGCTCGCCGCCACCGGCGCGGCCGAGGTCGACCTCGTCGGCCACTCCCAGGGCGGCATGATGCCGCGCTACTACCTGAAGTTCCTCGGCGGCGCCGCCAAGGTCGGCGCGCTCGTCGGCATCGCCCCCGACAACCACGGCGCCACCCTCAGCGGACTCACCAAGCTGCTCCCGTACTTCCCCGGCGCCGAGGACCTGATCACGGCCGCCACCCCCGGCCTCGCCGACCAGCTGCCCGGATCGGAGTTCCTCACCAGGCTCAACGCGGGCGGCGACACCGTCCCCGGCGTCCGCTACACGGTCATCGCCACCAGATACGACGAGGTGGCGACCCCCTGGCGCAGCCAGTACCTCAGCGGCTCCGGCGTGCGCAACGTCCTGTTGCAGGACCTGTGCCCGGTGGACCTCTCCGAGCACGTGGCGATCGGGCTGCTCGACCGGATCGCCTTCCACGAGGTGGCCAACGCCCTCGACCCGGCCCACGCCACCGCCACCACCTGTGCGTCCGTGCTGAGCTGA
- a CDS encoding MarR family winged helix-turn-helix transcriptional regulator, translating into MHDSEALALSAVLLAAAGELTRRIDDGVTARGFEARPSYGFAFTRLARGGATVTELGVHLGVTKQAASQLVEELVRQGYVERRPHPGDARARLIVLTEHGRDCTRAAEEAAAEAVRAWGEVLGEERLSALYAHLARIAPEGPIRPVW; encoded by the coding sequence GTGCATGATTCCGAAGCCCTCGCCCTGTCCGCCGTCCTGCTCGCCGCCGCCGGGGAGCTGACCCGGCGCATCGACGACGGCGTCACCGCCCGCGGCTTCGAGGCGCGGCCCTCCTACGGCTTCGCCTTCACGCGGCTCGCCCGGGGCGGCGCGACGGTCACCGAGCTGGGCGTCCATCTCGGCGTCACCAAGCAGGCGGCGAGCCAGCTCGTCGAGGAGCTCGTGCGCCAGGGGTACGTCGAGCGCCGGCCGCATCCCGGGGACGCGCGCGCCCGGCTGATCGTGCTCACCGAGCACGGCCGCGACTGCACCCGGGCGGCGGAGGAAGCGGCCGCCGAGGCGGTGCGGGCCTGGGGCGAGGTGCTCGGCGAGGAGCGACTGAGCGCTCTGTACGCCCATTTGGCGCGCATCGCCCCCGAGGGCCCCATTCGCCCCGTCTGGTGA
- a CDS encoding DNA polymerase Y family protein: MTILCVRFQLPPAREAALPALLGLLEEFTPVVEALPPDGALADLRGAERYFGRSAVELASVVRVRALALHGVDCVIGAGPGPLTARMALRDARPGVTRAVPADGVRAFLAEQPVTALPGVGAATARVLCEYGLDTLGRVAAAPLSTLQRLAGARAGRELHEKANGVDRGRVVPNSVSRSLAAERPFDRDEVDPDRHRRALLSAAGELGVRLRATGKVCRTLTLTVRYAGAPRSRPGSIGGTAASTTRSRTLKEPTAHSAALTGAAYGLYEALGLQRARVRAVVLRAEALGPAEQASHQLTFDPVDEKVRRIEEVADRVRAKFGPDAVKPGTLAA, translated from the coding sequence ATGACCATCCTCTGCGTACGTTTCCAGCTCCCTCCGGCGCGCGAGGCCGCCCTGCCGGCGCTGCTCGGGCTGCTGGAGGAGTTCACACCGGTCGTCGAGGCGCTGCCGCCGGACGGAGCGCTGGCGGATCTGCGGGGCGCCGAGCGGTACTTCGGGCGCAGTGCGGTGGAGCTGGCCTCGGTCGTCCGGGTGCGGGCGCTCGCGCTGCACGGCGTCGACTGCGTGATCGGCGCCGGCCCCGGCCCGCTGACGGCCCGCATGGCGCTGCGGGACGCCCGGCCCGGGGTGACCCGCGCGGTCCCCGCGGACGGGGTGCGCGCGTTCCTCGCCGAGCAGCCCGTCACCGCGTTGCCCGGGGTCGGCGCGGCGACCGCCCGCGTCCTGTGCGAGTACGGCCTGGACACCCTCGGCCGGGTCGCCGCCGCACCCCTGTCCACGCTCCAGCGCCTGGCCGGCGCGAGGGCGGGCCGGGAGCTGCACGAGAAGGCGAACGGCGTCGACCGGGGCCGGGTGGTGCCGAACTCCGTGTCGCGGTCGCTGGCCGCGGAACGCCCCTTCGACCGCGACGAGGTGGACCCGGACCGGCACCGCCGGGCCCTGCTCTCGGCCGCCGGGGAACTGGGCGTCCGGCTGCGCGCGACGGGGAAGGTGTGCCGCACCCTGACCCTCACCGTGCGCTACGCCGGAGCCCCCCGCTCCCGGCCGGGCTCGATCGGCGGGACCGCCGCCTCCACCACCCGCAGCCGCACCCTGAAGGAGCCGACCGCGCATTCGGCGGCCCTGACCGGGGCGGCGTACGGACTGTACGAGGCGCTCGGCCTCCAGCGTGCCCGGGTCCGTGCGGTCGTCCTGCGCGCCGAGGCGCTGGGCCCCGCCGAACAGGCCTCCCACCAGCTCACCTTCGACCCCGTCGACGAGAAGGTCCGCCGGATCGAGGAGGTCGCCGACCGGGTGCGGGCGAAGTTCGGCCCCGACGCGGTGAAGCCGGGGACGCTGGCGGCGTGA
- a CDS encoding DNA polymerase III subunit alpha: MPGFTHLHTVSGFSLRYGASHPERLAERASERGMDALALTDRDTLAGTVRFAKACAKAGVRPLFGVDLAVTAPERPQGDASVRRDRRRTPVRGGAFVDESTPRVTFLARDGAKGWADLCRLVTAAHARGDGDGAAPPALPWADNHGDGLTVLLGPASDVGRALAAGRPDRAARLLAPWREAYGDALRLEAVWHGRTGTGPGSLRLAARTVGFAAEQRIRPVLSNAVRYADPGQGPVADILDAARRLVPVDPAKELDSGEAWLKGADAMLGAAQRIVEAAGFRRDVAHRLLEQTRAAAAECLVDPEDDLGMGAVHFPEPRLVGADRRTAQRTLASRAAAGMVLRGYDRSATARAYWERMHDELDIIAHHGFASYFLTVAQVVDDVRKMGIRVAARGSGAGSLVNHLLGIAHADPLEHGLLMERFLSRERVVLPDIDVDVESARRLEVYRAIIGRFGAERVATVAMPETYRVRHAIRDVGAALSMDPAEIDRVAKSFPHIRARDARAALAELPELRALAGEKERYGRLWDLVEALDALPRGVAMHPCGVLLSDASLLSRTPVVPTSGEGFPMAQFDKDDVEDLGLLKLDVLGVRMQSAMAHAVAEVERATGERVDLDAVEEGDPATYRLIRSTETLGCFQIESPGQRDLVGRLQPAAFHDLVVDISLFRPGPVAADMVRPFIEARHGRAPVRYPHPDLAEPLRETYGVVVFHEQVIDIVAIMTGCGRGEADRVRRGLSDPESQGRIKVWFAQHAAARGYDAETIQRTWEIVEAFGSYGFCKAHAVAFAVPTYQSAWLKAHHPAAFYAGLLTHDPGMYPKRLLLADARRRGVPILPLDVNRSGVAHRIELVSESSPVSASRESTAPTKSPNTAGPGDPAGSAGRWGLRLALSDVHGISEAEAARIADGQPYASLVDFWERARPSRPLAGRLAQVGALDAFGGNRRDLQLHLTELHRGGRGAGGGQLPLAGGRRTAPAGLPDLTSAERLSAELGVLSMDVSHHLMDDHGDFLAELGVVSARRLREARHGETVLVAGAKAATQTPPIRSGKRVVFSTLDDGTGLVDLAFFEDSHDACAHTVFHSWLLLVRGVVQRRGPRSLSVVGSAAWNLADLLEVRRDEGLEGVAARLAAPEGPGAGAPGDGDGPARGRLAGSDGPPAPAGSAAQDAMKRRRLRMPTGYEMHPWADLRPAGEGPAVGRKLWHQSPGSAG; the protein is encoded by the coding sequence ATGCCGGGGTTCACGCATCTGCACACCGTCTCCGGGTTCTCCCTGCGGTACGGGGCCTCGCACCCGGAGCGGCTGGCCGAGCGCGCCTCGGAGCGGGGCATGGACGCCCTCGCCCTCACCGACCGCGACACCCTCGCGGGCACGGTCCGCTTCGCCAAGGCCTGCGCGAAGGCGGGCGTGCGCCCGCTGTTCGGGGTGGACCTGGCGGTGACGGCGCCCGAGCGCCCGCAGGGCGACGCGTCCGTGCGCCGGGACCGCCGCCGCACTCCCGTGCGCGGCGGCGCCTTCGTCGACGAGTCGACGCCCCGCGTCACCTTCCTCGCCCGCGACGGCGCGAAGGGCTGGGCCGACCTGTGCCGGCTGGTCACGGCCGCGCACGCGCGCGGGGACGGGGACGGCGCGGCCCCGCCCGCGCTGCCCTGGGCCGACAACCACGGCGACGGCCTGACCGTCCTGCTCGGCCCGGCCTCCGACGTCGGCCGCGCACTCGCCGCGGGCCGTCCGGACCGGGCCGCGCGGCTCCTCGCCCCCTGGCGCGAGGCGTACGGCGACGCCCTGCGCCTGGAGGCCGTCTGGCACGGGCGCACCGGCACCGGCCCCGGCTCCCTGCGGCTGGCCGCCCGCACCGTCGGCTTCGCCGCCGAACAGCGGATCCGGCCCGTCCTCAGCAACGCCGTCCGGTACGCCGACCCCGGCCAGGGCCCGGTCGCCGACATCCTGGACGCGGCCCGCCGGCTCGTCCCCGTCGACCCCGCCAAGGAACTGGACTCGGGCGAGGCCTGGCTCAAGGGCGCGGACGCCATGCTCGGGGCGGCGCAGCGGATCGTGGAGGCCGCGGGCTTCCGGCGGGACGTCGCCCACCGGCTGCTGGAGCAGACCCGGGCCGCGGCCGCCGAGTGCCTGGTCGACCCCGAGGACGACCTGGGCATGGGCGCCGTCCACTTCCCCGAGCCGCGTCTCGTGGGCGCGGACCGCCGCACCGCCCAGCGGACGCTGGCCTCACGGGCGGCGGCGGGGATGGTGCTGCGCGGCTACGACCGCTCCGCGACGGCGCGGGCGTACTGGGAGCGGATGCACGACGAACTCGACATCATCGCCCACCACGGATTCGCCTCCTATTTCCTGACGGTCGCTCAAGTCGTGGACGACGTACGGAAGATGGGCATCCGGGTCGCCGCGCGCGGTTCGGGCGCGGGCTCCCTCGTCAACCACCTCCTCGGCATCGCCCACGCCGACCCCCTGGAGCACGGGCTGCTGATGGAGCGCTTCCTGTCCCGGGAGCGGGTCGTGCTGCCCGACATCGACGTCGACGTCGAGTCCGCGCGCCGGCTGGAGGTCTACCGCGCGATCATCGGCCGCTTCGGGGCCGAGCGGGTGGCGACGGTCGCGATGCCGGAGACGTACCGCGTCCGGCACGCGATCCGGGACGTCGGCGCGGCCCTGTCCATGGACCCGGCCGAGATCGACCGCGTCGCCAAGTCCTTCCCGCACATCCGGGCCCGGGACGCCCGCGCGGCCCTCGCGGAACTGCCCGAACTCCGGGCGCTGGCAGGGGAGAAGGAGAGGTACGGGCGGCTGTGGGATCTGGTCGAGGCTCTCGACGCCCTCCCGCGCGGAGTCGCCATGCACCCGTGCGGGGTGCTCCTGTCCGACGCCTCCCTGCTCTCCCGCACGCCGGTCGTGCCCACCAGCGGCGAGGGGTTCCCGATGGCCCAGTTCGACAAGGACGACGTCGAGGACCTCGGGCTGCTCAAGCTGGACGTGCTGGGCGTGCGGATGCAGTCGGCGATGGCGCACGCGGTGGCGGAGGTGGAGCGGGCCACGGGCGAGCGCGTCGACCTGGACGCGGTCGAGGAGGGCGACCCGGCGACGTACCGGCTCATCCGGTCCACCGAGACGCTGGGGTGCTTCCAGATCGAGTCGCCGGGCCAGCGGGACCTGGTGGGCCGGTTGCAGCCGGCCGCCTTCCACGATCTCGTCGTCGACATCTCCCTCTTCCGGCCCGGCCCGGTCGCCGCCGACATGGTGCGGCCGTTCATCGAGGCCCGGCACGGGCGCGCGCCGGTCCGGTACCCGCATCCCGACCTGGCGGAGCCGCTGCGGGAGACCTACGGCGTCGTCGTCTTCCACGAGCAGGTCATCGACATCGTCGCGATCATGACCGGCTGCGGGCGGGGCGAGGCGGACCGGGTGCGGCGCGGGCTGTCCGACCCGGAGTCCCAGGGGCGGATCAAGGTGTGGTTCGCCCAGCACGCGGCGGCCCGGGGCTATGACGCAGAAACGATTCAGCGGACCTGGGAGATCGTCGAGGCCTTCGGCTCCTACGGCTTCTGCAAGGCGCACGCGGTCGCCTTCGCCGTCCCGACGTACCAGTCGGCGTGGCTGAAGGCGCACCACCCGGCGGCCTTCTACGCCGGACTGCTCACGCACGACCCCGGGATGTACCCCAAGCGGCTGCTGCTGGCGGACGCCCGGCGGCGCGGGGTGCCGATCCTGCCGCTGGACGTGAACCGGTCGGGCGTCGCCCACCGTATCGAACTGGTGTCTGAATCAAGCCCGGTGTCTGCATCGAGGGAGTCGACGGCACCGACGAAATCCCCGAACACGGCCGGTCCCGGCGATCCGGCTGGTTCCGCCGGACGCTGGGGGCTGCGGCTGGCCCTCTCCGACGTCCACGGCATCAGCGAGGCCGAGGCGGCGCGGATCGCGGACGGGCAGCCGTACGCCTCGCTGGTGGACTTCTGGGAGCGGGCGCGTCCGAGCCGGCCGCTGGCGGGGCGGCTCGCCCAGGTCGGCGCACTGGACGCCTTCGGCGGCAACCGGCGTGACCTGCAACTGCACCTGACCGAGCTGCACCGGGGCGGACGCGGGGCGGGCGGCGGGCAGCTCCCCCTGGCCGGCGGGCGCCGGACGGCCCCGGCTGGCCTGCCCGACCTGACCTCCGCCGAGCGGCTCAGCGCCGAGCTGGGCGTGCTGTCCATGGACGTCTCGCACCATCTGATGGACGACCACGGCGACTTCCTCGCCGAGCTGGGCGTGGTCTCGGCCCGGCGGCTGCGGGAGGCGCGGCACGGGGAGACCGTGCTGGTCGCGGGCGCCAAGGCGGCCACCCAGACCCCGCCGATCCGGTCCGGCAAACGGGTCGTCTTCAGCACCCTGGACGACGGCACCGGCCTGGTCGACCTGGCCTTCTTCGAGGACTCCCACGACGCCTGCGCCCACACCGTCTTCCACTCCTGGCTGCTGCTGGTGCGCGGGGTGGTGCAGCGGCGCGGGCCGCGCAGCCTCAGCGTGGTGGGCTCGGCCGCCTGGAACCTCGCCGATCTGCTGGAGGTGCGCCGGGACGAGGGGCTGGAAGGGGTCGCGGCCCGGCTGGCCGCCCCGGAGGGTCCCGGCGCGGGCGCCCCCGGCGACGGCGACGGCCCGGCGCGCGGCCGGCTCGCCGGTTCGGACGGACCGCCCGCGCCGGCGGGCTCGGCCGCCCAGGACGCGATGAAGCGGCGTCGGCTCCGCATGCCCACGGGGTACGAGATGCACCCCTGGGCCGATCTGCGCCCCGCGGGCGAAGGGCCCGCGGTGGGAAGGAAGTTGTGGCACCAGAGTCCGGGGAGTGCGGGATGA